In one Methanobacterium sp. genomic region, the following are encoded:
- a CDS encoding methanogenesis marker 17 protein, giving the protein MQVECHDESGQKVYDMILRQILQDIQIVRAVKDVRIFIDPRKPVFIIALQYQKTSPPIVLEDFTEYEYDPEANETFIRIKDEKYLPELLKKLWEIEGRNKIHQPSRFEVIIDDPQVKLEGLVVHDPEEDLKKKIYDAIFRIIPEGFRVVEHYSEDNLIVLTCSDEYIKEEYLEKTQEIIKEMKENKKNNYY; this is encoded by the coding sequence ATGCAAGTCGAATGCCACGATGAAAGTGGACAAAAAGTCTACGATATGATCTTGAGGCAAATACTCCAAGACATCCAAATTGTTAGAGCTGTAAAAGATGTCCGGATTTTTATTGATCCCAGAAAGCCAGTATTCATAATAGCACTTCAGTATCAGAAAACCTCCCCACCAATAGTTTTAGAGGACTTCACAGAATACGAATATGACCCTGAAGCAAATGAAACTTTTATACGAATCAAAGACGAGAAATACTTGCCTGAACTTCTTAAAAAACTCTGGGAAATAGAGGGGAGAAATAAAATTCATCAACCAAGCCGTTTTGAGGTAATAATCGATGACCCGCAAGTAAAACTTGAAGGATTGGTGGTGCACGATCCAGAAGAAGATCTTAAAAAGAAGATCTACGATGCTATCTTCCGTATAATACCCGAGGGATTTCGGGTTGTGGAACACTATTCTGAGGATAATTTAATAGTCTTAACTTGTTCCGATGAATATATTAAGGAAGAGTACTTGGAAAAAACCCAAGAAATAATAAAAGAAATGAAAGAAAATAAAAAAAACAATTACTACTGA
- a CDS encoding methanogenesis marker 15 protein, translating to MVKIAQISCGTDYSGVQKEIEKAASTFGAEITIPEADLDYIDEAYHKFGFNAASSSVRLMIARAMSLVEGKSDADAVFIASCFRCAEAALVRNEVRRFIQQNTNLPVVTYSFTERTKADELFIRMEALSTIVARKSLLAREKQEGLTLGIDSGSTTTKVALMENDKILGTGWVPTTDVIASANEAMEQAFEGSEYKLDDVDGIGVTGYGRITIGKHFDAGLIQEELSVNSKGAVYLAGHQKGEATVLDIGGMDNKVITVNDGIPDNFTMGGICAGASGRFLEITARRLGVDITELGPLALKGNFQKALLNSYCIVFGIQDLVTSLAAGETKQDVAAAACYSVAEQVYEQQLQEIDVREPLIQVGGTSLIGGLVKAVSTVLGGMDVIVPENSSHIGAVGSALLVSGIGEKKDFGAKKLSGDSNASRMPR from the coding sequence ATGGTTAAAATAGCTCAGATTTCATGTGGAACTGATTACAGTGGTGTGCAGAAAGAGATTGAAAAAGCAGCATCCACTTTCGGTGCTGAAATTACAATACCTGAAGCAGACCTTGATTACATTGACGAAGCTTATCATAAGTTCGGATTTAACGCCGCCTCAAGCAGTGTACGTCTAATGATAGCCAGAGCAATGTCCCTGGTTGAAGGAAAATCAGATGCAGATGCGGTATTTATTGCATCATGTTTTAGATGTGCCGAGGCAGCACTAGTAAGAAACGAAGTAAGACGATTTATACAACAAAACACTAATTTACCGGTGGTTACTTATTCATTCACCGAACGAACCAAGGCTGACGAACTTTTCATCCGAATGGAAGCATTATCAACCATTGTAGCACGAAAAAGCTTACTTGCAAGAGAAAAACAGGAAGGCCTCACATTAGGGATTGATTCAGGTTCAACCACAACTAAAGTCGCGTTGATGGAAAACGATAAAATCCTTGGAACTGGTTGGGTCCCCACCACTGATGTGATTGCCAGTGCCAATGAAGCAATGGAACAGGCCTTTGAAGGAAGCGAGTATAAACTTGATGATGTTGACGGGATTGGAGTCACTGGTTATGGTAGAATCACAATAGGTAAACATTTTGATGCCGGGCTTATTCAAGAAGAACTTTCTGTAAACTCTAAAGGTGCAGTTTATCTTGCTGGCCACCAGAAAGGAGAAGCAACTGTCCTGGACATTGGTGGTATGGATAACAAGGTCATTACTGTTAACGATGGAATTCCTGACAACTTCACCATGGGTGGAATATGTGCCGGGGCATCTGGAAGATTCTTAGAAATCACCGCCAGGAGATTAGGTGTGGATATAACTGAATTAGGGCCTTTAGCACTTAAAGGAAACTTCCAAAAAGCACTTTTAAACAGTTACTGTATTGTATTTGGAATACAAGACTTAGTTACATCACTGGCTGCAGGGGAAACCAAACAAGATGTAGCTGCAGCTGCTTGTTACTCTGTAGCAGAACAAGTTTATGAACAACAATTGCAGGAAATCGATGTGCGTGAACCACTTATCCAGGTAGGAGGAACCAGTCTTATAGGGGGATTGGTAAAAGCAGTCAGCACGGTCTTGGGTGGAATGGATGTCATTGTACCAGAAAACTCCTCCCATATCGGTGCAGTGGGATCAGCTTTACTGGTTTCAGGCATAGGTGAAAAGAAAGATTTCGGAGCTAAAAAATTATCTGGGGATTCAAATGCAAGTCGAATGCCACGATGA
- a CDS encoding methanogenesis marker 5 protein: protein MKVAVFPPNSLILADMVERKGHEPLVIQKEIRQKVTDPEIDSPPFNITEEDPIKGLKYAAIEVPSGIRGRMAIFGPIIDEADAIIIMEDAPYGFGCIGCARTNELTMYFLRKKGVPILELHYPETREETMEMVNKINTFLDKLTESTKPNEEQGE, encoded by the coding sequence ATGAAAGTGGCTGTATTCCCACCTAACTCTCTTATACTAGCGGACATGGTTGAAAGAAAGGGACATGAACCTCTAGTTATTCAGAAAGAGATTCGTCAAAAGGTAACTGACCCAGAAATAGACTCCCCTCCATTTAACATAACTGAAGAAGATCCTATCAAAGGGTTAAAATATGCTGCAATTGAGGTTCCATCAGGTATAAGGGGTAGAATGGCTATTTTTGGGCCTATAATTGACGAAGCAGATGCCATCATAATCATGGAGGATGCGCCTTACGGTTTTGGATGTATAGGTTGTGCTCGTACCAATGAACTTACCATGTACTTCTTGCGTAAGAAGGGTGTTCCAATACTGGAACTACACTACCCTGAAACAAGAGAAGAAACCATGGAAATGGTAAACAAAATCAACACTTTCTTAGATAAGCTGACAGAATCCACCAAACCAAACGAGGAACAAGGGGAGTAA
- a CDS encoding methanogenesis marker 2 protein: protein MDLKSLIDSVRNFEGITRKNLIKDITIRLEETYNISGKTLLGFGDDASALEIGNSQVILMATDGMWGKLMDADPWWAGYCSVLVNVNDIAAMGGIPLGMTNVLSVKDKDICSKIMDGINEGVKKFGVPMVGGHVHPDAPYNSLDVSITGIMNREDIITSCKAKPGHKVLVAIDLDGRIHPQFHLNWDTTTMKSPELVQAQIKAMNELASKHLVSAGKDISNPGTLGTLGMLLEASNVGATIQLELIPRKYDISWEDWLLLYPGAGFILTAEETKVEEITEILEKVNITTNVVGEITSDKKLYLSSENDKQLVFDFNSDKIMGIQEEKP from the coding sequence TTGGATTTAAAATCATTAATTGATTCAGTTAGGAATTTTGAAGGAATAACCCGAAAAAATTTGATTAAAGATATAACTATTCGGCTAGAAGAGACTTATAATATATCTGGAAAGACTCTTTTAGGGTTTGGAGATGATGCATCTGCCTTAGAGATTGGTAACAGCCAGGTGATACTCATGGCTACCGATGGAATGTGGGGAAAATTAATGGATGCTGACCCCTGGTGGGCTGGATACTGCTCAGTTCTGGTTAATGTAAACGATATTGCCGCTATGGGTGGAATACCACTGGGAATGACTAATGTTTTATCAGTGAAAGATAAAGATATCTGCAGTAAGATTATGGATGGTATTAATGAAGGTGTCAAAAAATTCGGCGTGCCAATGGTAGGAGGGCATGTTCATCCTGATGCACCTTACAACTCCCTTGATGTCTCAATAACCGGCATTATGAATCGCGAAGACATTATTACCAGTTGCAAAGCAAAACCTGGCCATAAAGTGCTGGTGGCTATTGACTTGGATGGAAGGATCCATCCCCAGTTCCACTTGAATTGGGATACCACCACCATGAAAAGTCCAGAACTGGTTCAAGCACAGATTAAAGCCATGAATGAACTGGCAAGTAAACACTTGGTAAGTGCAGGCAAGGATATTAGTAACCCTGGCACACTTGGAACTTTAGGAATGTTATTGGAAGCATCCAATGTGGGAGCTACAATCCAATTGGAGTTGATCCCAAGAAAATATGATATTAGTTGGGAAGATTGGCTTTTACTATACCCTGGTGCTGGTTTCATACTTACAGCAGAGGAAACTAAAGTTGAGGAAATAACCGAAATACTGGAAAAAGTTAACATAACCACCAATGTGGTCGGTGAAATCACATCTGATAAAAAACTTTATTTAAGCTCTGAAAATGACAAACAACTTGTTTTTGATTTTAATTCTGATAAAATCATGGGAATACAGGAGGAAAAACCCTAG
- the mtnA gene encoding S-methyl-5-thioribose-1-phosphate isomerase codes for MKTMYWENNLLYLLDQTILPYEEEYLVCGTYQDVITAIKTMVVRGAPAIGVAAAFGMALASLDGEDLEKAATEMKNARPTAVNLSWAVNRVMAAHNPVDEAILMYEEDRETNRRIGKHGATLIRDGDTILTHCNAGALACVDYGTALGVIRAANEEGKNISVVCDETRPVLQGARLSVWEMQKENIPVKLIVDGAAGRLMQEGQINKVIIGADRVAKGGIANKIGSLMVSLAAKHFSVPFYVAAPLSTFDYENNIYDIEIEERDSVEVLSFAGCQAAPFGTEVRNPSFDVVPSDLITGIITEDGIVDPF; via the coding sequence ATAAAAACCATGTACTGGGAAAACAATTTACTCTACCTTTTAGATCAAACAATTTTGCCTTATGAAGAAGAATATTTAGTATGCGGAACTTATCAAGACGTTATAACTGCAATTAAAACCATGGTAGTCCGAGGAGCCCCAGCTATTGGAGTGGCTGCTGCTTTTGGAATGGCACTGGCAAGTCTTGATGGTGAAGACTTAGAAAAAGCTGCAACAGAGATGAAAAACGCCCGTCCCACTGCAGTTAACCTATCCTGGGCAGTAAACAGAGTCATGGCTGCTCACAATCCGGTTGATGAGGCCATTTTAATGTATGAAGAAGATAGGGAAACCAACCGGCGCATAGGAAAACATGGAGCCACTCTAATCCGTGATGGGGACACTATTTTAACTCATTGTAATGCAGGGGCACTGGCTTGTGTTGATTATGGGACCGCCCTTGGGGTTATAAGGGCAGCTAATGAGGAAGGTAAAAACATAAGTGTGGTTTGTGATGAAACCCGCCCTGTACTTCAGGGAGCTCGTTTAAGTGTTTGGGAAATGCAGAAAGAAAACATACCAGTAAAATTGATAGTTGACGGAGCTGCCGGTCGCTTAATGCAGGAAGGACAGATAAACAAGGTGATTATTGGTGCAGACCGTGTGGCTAAAGGTGGAATTGCCAATAAAATAGGTTCTCTAATGGTTTCCCTGGCAGCCAAACATTTCAGTGTACCCTTTTATGTGGCAGCACCCCTAAGTACCTTTGATTATGAAAACAATATTTATGATATAGAAATTGAAGAACGAGACTCTGTTGAAGTATTAAGTTTTGCAGGTTGTCAAGCTGCACCTTTCGGGACTGAAGTGAGGAATCCATCCTTTGACGTGGTACCCAGTGATTTGATCACTGGAATCATAACTGAAGACGGAATAGTGGATCCATTCTGA
- a CDS encoding DUF2111 domain-containing protein, giving the protein MNINGSSTGEEIAPMALAIHNLVNRLPLTMRTLKNPGVRIEEGKIVDYKYTGPVLEKVLENGVMIQEIPQSGEYEGTPVIVVPIIEEGTVIASIGVVDITKGIYSDIMEITKRPEELPDSRGG; this is encoded by the coding sequence ATGAATATCAATGGATCATCAACAGGAGAAGAAATAGCACCAATGGCTCTGGCCATCCATAACTTGGTTAACAGGCTTCCTCTTACCATGCGTACTCTAAAAAATCCCGGTGTTCGTATAGAGGAAGGCAAAATCGTTGATTATAAATACACAGGCCCAGTCCTTGAAAAAGTTTTGGAAAACGGTGTGATGATTCAAGAAATCCCTCAAAGTGGGGAATATGAGGGAACACCAGTGATAGTTGTTCCGATTATAGAAGAAGGAACAGTTATAGCATCTATAGGTGTGGTTGATATCACAAAAGGAATTTACAGTGATATAATGGAAATTACCAAAAGACCAGAAGAATTACCTGATTCCAGGGGTGGCTAA
- a CDS encoding diphthine synthase, producing MLCLVGLGLYDEKDISVNGLEAIKSADVVYAEFYTARLFGGDLKSLESLTGVMINILSREEVEEENLLIKQAKEKKVVFLTAGDPLMATTHSDILIEARKKGIKTVIIHASSILSAAPGIAGLQAYKFGKVTTIPRPEENYFPQSPYEVVSGNKKMGLHTLVLLDIQAHQNYYMTANEGLEYLIRIENIKKEGLISEDALAVVIARAGSKEPLVRADSVDKLLKEDFGGPLHCIIIPGDLHFLEAEGLVILGGAPESILEAD from the coding sequence ATGCTCTGCCTGGTTGGATTGGGACTTTATGATGAAAAAGACATATCAGTTAATGGTCTGGAGGCCATCAAATCTGCTGATGTTGTTTACGCTGAATTTTACACAGCTCGTCTTTTTGGAGGAGATTTAAAATCCCTGGAAAGTCTTACTGGGGTCATGATTAATATATTATCCCGAGAAGAGGTGGAAGAGGAGAATTTGCTCATTAAACAAGCTAAAGAGAAAAAAGTCGTGTTTTTAACAGCAGGGGATCCATTAATGGCGACCACTCATTCAGATATCTTAATAGAGGCTAGAAAAAAAGGAATTAAAACGGTCATCATTCACGCATCTTCTATTCTTTCTGCTGCACCTGGCATTGCCGGACTCCAAGCCTACAAGTTTGGTAAGGTCACTACCATCCCACGTCCTGAGGAAAACTATTTTCCTCAATCTCCCTACGAGGTCGTCTCTGGAAATAAGAAGATGGGGTTGCACACACTAGTTCTTTTAGATATTCAAGCCCACCAAAATTATTACATGACTGCCAATGAAGGTCTGGAATATTTAATCCGGATTGAAAATATAAAGAAAGAAGGATTAATATCTGAAGATGCTCTGGCAGTGGTAATTGCACGTGCCGGTTCAAAAGAACCACTGGTCAGAGCGGATAGTGTTGATAAATTGCTGAAAGAAGATTTTGGAGGGCCACTACATTGTATTATAATTCCAGGCGACTTGCACTTTTTAGAGGCCGAAGGGCTAGTTATTCTGGGGGGAGCTCCTGAATCAATTCTAGAAGCAGATTAG
- a CDS encoding radical SAM protein, translating to MNESKFAHITKAHPCFNEKMHDKVGRVHLPIAPRCNIQCNFCTREINKCEQRPGVSSRVMTVAEAVTHVAKVIKEMPISVVGVAGPGDALANPETLEFFRIIDKKFPDLIKCMSTNGLLLADMAEEVAEANVSTITVTVNAIDPEIGKKIYSRAIYDGKVYEGEEAFKIISQKQLEGIEKVAKLGVVVKVNSVLVPGLNDDHISDIAKEVKKRGASLMNIIPLIPLYKMKDYPRPGCEDLSNVRDKVEETIPVFRACTQCRADAYGVPGKDDKHLDMTPASHY from the coding sequence ATGAACGAATCTAAATTCGCCCATATAACAAAAGCACACCCTTGTTTTAATGAGAAAATGCATGATAAGGTGGGAAGGGTTCACCTACCAATAGCACCTCGATGTAACATACAGTGCAACTTTTGCACCAGGGAAATAAACAAATGTGAACAACGCCCAGGAGTATCTTCCAGAGTCATGACCGTTGCAGAGGCAGTCACCCACGTAGCCAAGGTAATTAAGGAAATGCCCATCAGTGTGGTGGGAGTAGCAGGACCCGGAGATGCGCTTGCCAATCCTGAAACACTAGAATTTTTCCGAATAATTGACAAAAAATTCCCCGACCTCATCAAATGTATGAGTACTAACGGACTCCTACTGGCTGACATGGCTGAAGAAGTAGCCGAAGCTAACGTGAGCACTATAACCGTAACTGTGAATGCAATTGACCCAGAAATTGGTAAAAAGATATATTCTAGAGCAATATATGATGGGAAAGTCTACGAAGGAGAAGAAGCCTTTAAAATAATCTCCCAGAAACAGCTAGAAGGAATCGAAAAAGTAGCCAAACTGGGAGTGGTGGTAAAAGTAAACAGTGTCCTGGTCCCAGGTCTCAACGATGACCACATATCGGACATTGCCAAGGAAGTTAAAAAACGTGGTGCTAGTTTAATGAACATCATACCACTAATACCTTTATATAAAATGAAGGATTATCCAAGACCTGGATGTGAAGATCTTTCCAATGTAAGGGATAAAGTCGAGGAAACCATACCAGTCTTCCGTGCATGCACCCAGTGTCGGGCAGATGCCTACGGAGTTCCTGGAAAAGATGACAAGCACTTGGATATGACACCTGCCAGCCATTATTAA
- a CDS encoding methanogenesis marker 6 protein translates to MSPENDKVTRMIILGPKAQLSQSELLGKLHMLELPLTIKSTCYGAVIHGDNKTVQDAITKIRDLDPSNIFTKDRGFPPGDPRRCRAKRGAAREGFHQLEKEYELLEYVCDALENPKKVSLEDSKKISPDEFRKIVKECEK, encoded by the coding sequence ATGTCACCAGAAAATGATAAAGTAACCCGTATGATCATATTAGGGCCCAAAGCTCAACTGAGTCAAAGTGAATTGTTGGGAAAACTGCACATGTTAGAACTTCCATTAACCATCAAATCCACTTGTTATGGGGCAGTGATTCACGGAGATAATAAGACAGTGCAAGATGCAATAACCAAAATAAGGGATTTGGATCCATCAAATATCTTCACCAAAGATCGTGGATTCCCTCCAGGTGATCCTAGAAGGTGCCGTGCCAAAAGAGGGGCAGCAAGGGAAGGATTCCATCAACTAGAAAAGGAATATGAGCTATTGGAATATGTATGTGATGCCCTGGAAAATCCAAAGAAAGTAAGTTTAGAGGATTCTAAAAAAATTTCACCTGATGAATTTCGAAAAATTGTCAAGGAGTGTGAAAAATGA
- a CDS encoding class I SAM-dependent methyltransferase family protein gives MIGLKIPKKQANTIRLILQEKSILGHEWKIKRVDDYVYLPLKKKPDAMLLSELNLSNSNLIETDFEKLKKRPQSIEDFLKDRIPPEKMDEFKKSFDIIGDVVILEIPEELEEEKYLIGEAALKFTKRKSVYRKKSEIKGVHRTRELEHLAGEDQPVTIHKEYESHIMLNVKEVYFSPRLATERRTITNQIKDGEIIIDMFTGVGPIAINISRTRKVKIYAIDINPQAISYLKKNIANNKLQGEVYPIRGDVRDVMNDLNIQANRIIMNLPETAYKFLPLAIKYLESGGIINYYQFSSDYSQPIKMIKSIAKPRKVEILDQRKVKSRSPGVWHMAIDARIS, from the coding sequence ATGATCGGTTTAAAAATCCCTAAAAAACAGGCCAATACTATTCGTCTTATTCTACAGGAGAAATCAATTCTAGGCCATGAATGGAAAATTAAACGTGTGGATGATTATGTTTACCTCCCCTTAAAAAAAAAGCCAGATGCTATGCTTTTAAGTGAATTAAACCTTTCAAATTCAAATTTGATAGAAACTGATTTTGAGAAACTTAAAAAAAGACCTCAGAGTATTGAAGATTTCTTAAAGGATCGAATTCCTCCTGAGAAGATGGATGAATTTAAAAAATCATTTGATATTATTGGTGATGTTGTCATATTAGAGATTCCAGAGGAGTTGGAAGAAGAAAAATATCTTATTGGGGAAGCTGCCCTTAAGTTCACTAAGAGAAAAAGTGTTTACCGAAAAAAGAGTGAAATTAAGGGTGTTCATCGTACCCGAGAACTGGAACATCTTGCAGGAGAAGATCAGCCTGTGACCATTCACAAAGAATATGAATCCCATATAATGCTTAATGTTAAGGAAGTCTATTTTAGTCCCCGCTTGGCAACAGAAAGGAGAACTATCACCAATCAAATCAAGGACGGGGAAATAATTATTGACATGTTTACAGGTGTAGGGCCAATTGCTATTAACATTAGCCGAACACGTAAAGTCAAGATATATGCAATTGACATCAACCCCCAAGCAATAAGCTATCTTAAGAAAAATATCGCTAATAACAAACTTCAAGGTGAAGTTTATCCCATTAGAGGGGATGTGAGAGATGTTATGAATGATCTTAACATCCAAGCCAACCGAATAATTATGAACCTGCCAGAGACTGCTTATAAATTTCTTCCCCTTGCAATTAAATACTTAGAATCTGGTGGAATAATAAATTACTACCAGTTTAGTAGCGATTATAGCCAGCCTATCAAAATGATTAAGTCCATAGCCAAACCACGGAAAGTGGAAATATTAGACCAGAGAAAAGTTAAATCAAGGAGTCCTGGAGTGTGGCACATGGCAATTGATGCACGAATATCATAA
- a CDS encoding DNA adenine methylase, giving the protein MSTKNLTKDDLKVSKPFLKWAGGKRQLLLELENRLPNSILENKVIERYVEPFVGGGALFFHLQNNYQVKKSILLDVNMELIMAYQTIQNDFKYLISILKDMEDEHLKKSEKDRKKNYYSKRDDFNTQMHEIDYTHYSSDWVDRAAHLIFLNKTCFNGLFRLNSKGEFNVPFGRYQNPTICDVENLQSAHDSLKKTELLCTDFTHSHQFIQKGTLVYLDPPYRPLNNTSHFTGYSRNGFSDQDQKKLAEFYKKMDNKGAHLILSNSDPKNHNLKDDFFDKLYYGYNIERVPAKRNINSKTSRRGEIQELIIRNYSN; this is encoded by the coding sequence ATGTCTACTAAAAACTTAACCAAGGATGATTTGAAAGTTTCCAAACCATTCCTTAAATGGGCGGGTGGGAAAAGACAACTACTTTTAGAATTGGAAAATAGATTACCTAACTCCATACTCGAAAATAAAGTTATTGAGAGATATGTAGAACCATTTGTTGGTGGAGGAGCTTTATTCTTTCATTTACAGAATAATTATCAAGTTAAAAAGTCCATTCTTTTAGATGTTAACATGGAACTAATCATGGCTTATCAGACGATTCAGAACGATTTTAAATATTTAATCTCAATATTGAAGGATATGGAGGATGAACACCTAAAAAAATCTGAAAAAGATAGAAAAAAGAATTATTATAGTAAAAGGGATGATTTTAATACACAGATGCATGAGATCGACTACACGCACTACAGTTCTGATTGGGTTGACCGGGCAGCTCATCTAATTTTTTTAAACAAGACTTGTTTCAATGGACTTTTCCGACTCAACAGTAAAGGTGAGTTCAATGTACCTTTTGGCAGATACCAAAATCCCACTATATGTGATGTAGAAAATTTACAGTCTGCACATGATTCCCTTAAAAAAACAGAGCTCTTGTGCACGGATTTCACTCACTCCCACCAATTCATCCAAAAAGGCACCCTGGTTTATCTTGATCCACCATATAGGCCTCTAAACAACACATCCCATTTTACTGGATACTCTCGCAATGGATTCAGTGATCAGGACCAGAAGAAATTAGCAGAATTCTATAAAAAAATGGACAACAAAGGTGCACACCTAATTCTAAGCAACAGTGATCCTAAGAATCATAACTTAAAAGATGATTTCTTTGATAAATTGTATTATGGATATAATATAGAACGAGTTCCTGCTAAACGTAACATTAATTCGAAAACCTCACGTAGAGGAGAAATACAGGAGTTAATCATACGAAATTATTCTAATTGA
- a CDS encoding methanogenesis marker 3 protein — MRVKVNGEEIDLAEGSTIQDAIDAVEAPYIPGCVLGLVKGTKEVERHVNKFKLKTTQGSIIIEILSDAPEVLVETWKDQYKQFSKMGVRWTTSQEVAIGPLKTELIPSMEKFHYNRWDVLFSLSGFTADATHLVFSKGDHEATYGAPSDNRGVFARVIGGKRTIMKLTDDDEVLKVKPVMERESIIKSAAITNLETLLEEGNQVFTYVLVKPNSKSPQSVEHFYALQESGKIRVDYDSNTFVGFYALQGLEKGSEHIDQRKRGAITLRNRGKGVGRVYIYREDRVSTPSHSVLGKVEKGMQLLDMVSYSDEITVQTFPERIMTLSMTQKDAEEFLTEKGVKQIREGLQDDQAVVVRQEPHYTMDIIAQGQVKTYGIPEEDIVHVKLDQNAPRSTWYFQKITGLLDSPVGSLNVHFAFPGMKLLMFKSVPKESKGLIPENTPKDVVESGQIGITNMSRRHIGMVGVRFENNNEFGPTGEPFQGTNIIGKVVRGMENLEKYKEGDTIYVTRK; from the coding sequence ATGCGGGTAAAGGTCAATGGAGAAGAAATAGATCTTGCTGAAGGTTCAACTATACAAGACGCAATAGACGCTGTGGAAGCACCCTACATACCAGGATGTGTGCTGGGTTTGGTTAAGGGTACTAAAGAAGTTGAACGTCATGTGAACAAATTTAAACTTAAAACTACTCAAGGAAGCATCATCATTGAAATATTAAGTGATGCCCCAGAAGTTTTGGTTGAAACATGGAAAGACCAATATAAACAGTTTTCTAAAATGGGTGTCAGATGGACCACATCCCAGGAAGTGGCTATTGGTCCTTTAAAAACAGAACTGATTCCTAGCATGGAAAAATTTCATTATAATCGTTGGGATGTTCTTTTCAGCCTTTCAGGATTCACTGCTGATGCCACTCACTTGGTGTTTTCCAAAGGAGACCATGAAGCCACATATGGAGCTCCTAGTGACAACCGGGGAGTTTTTGCTAGAGTAATTGGTGGTAAAAGAACTATTATGAAACTTACAGATGATGATGAAGTTTTAAAGGTAAAACCAGTCATGGAACGGGAAAGCATTATAAAAAGTGCTGCTATCACTAATTTGGAAACACTCTTAGAGGAAGGAAACCAAGTTTTTACTTATGTACTAGTTAAACCAAATTCCAAGTCCCCTCAATCTGTGGAACATTTCTATGCTTTACAAGAATCTGGAAAAATCCGTGTTGATTACGATTCAAACACATTTGTAGGTTTTTATGCATTACAAGGCTTGGAAAAAGGATCTGAACATATAGATCAGCGTAAAAGAGGAGCTATTACTCTTAGAAATAGGGGGAAAGGGGTTGGGCGTGTTTATATTTATCGTGAGGATCGTGTTTCAACACCGTCCCATAGTGTACTGGGGAAAGTAGAAAAAGGAATGCAATTATTGGATATGGTTAGTTACAGCGATGAAATAACCGTCCAAACATTTCCTGAGAGAATAATGACCTTATCCATGACTCAAAAAGATGCAGAAGAATTTTTAACTGAAAAAGGAGTCAAACAAATCCGTGAAGGGCTTCAAGATGATCAGGCAGTGGTGGTCCGGCAGGAACCTCACTACACCATGGATATTATTGCCCAAGGCCAAGTGAAAACCTATGGCATCCCAGAGGAAGACATTGTCCATGTAAAGTTAGACCAGAATGCACCTCGTTCAACATGGTACTTCCAGAAGATCACTGGACTTCTGGATTCACCAGTAGGGTCCCTGAATGTCCATTTCGCATTCCCTGGAATGAAATTACTAATGTTTAAATCTGTTCCCAAAGAGTCTAAAGGACTAATACCTGAAAATACACCGAAAGACGTGGTAGAATCGGGACAAATTGGTATTACTAACATGTCCCGTCGCCATATTGGGATGGTAGGGGTTCGTTTTGAAAATAACAATGAATTCGGTCCTACTGGAGAACCATTCCAGGGAACGAATATAATTGGAAAGGTGGTCCGAGGAATGGAAAATCTGGAGAAATATAAAGAGGGGGATACAATCTATGTCACCAGAAAATGA